The following are encoded together in the Streptomyces flavofungini genome:
- a CDS encoding citrate synthase, with protein MTDQEAGPRASAREDRRLSTKEAAELLGVKPETVYAYVSRGQLSSRRGPGSRGSTFDPKEVQALALRNRREPAAASGANELSVRTRITLIEKDRYYFRGVDAAALALRHSYEEVAEWLWTGVLRPGIHFTAPPEPSGSARLAVRALPEHCGPTDRLRVAAIAAGASDPLRFDLSEEAVIGTARTLIPTLVAALPPLRTGHRDGGPLAGRLWSRLSGHKPDDASLNALDTALALLVDHDLAASTLAVRVAASARAHPYAAVSAGLGVLEGPLHGAASGLAHRMLLEVLDRGTAAPVVANELRAGRRVPGLGHRVYQGEDPRAQALFGLLETMPKAGPALAAARDVVATTARHTDLHANVDLALAVLTASSGMAAEAGETVFAVARTAGWIAHALEEYGERPMRMRPVGQYVGTRPPQPLPEAQGLPGASEGPGATGSSNSSGSSGSSNR; from the coding sequence ATGACGGATCAAGAAGCGGGGCCCCGCGCCTCCGCGCGCGAGGACCGCCGCCTCAGCACCAAGGAAGCCGCAGAACTCCTCGGCGTGAAGCCGGAGACCGTGTACGCCTACGTGAGCCGCGGTCAGCTCAGCAGCCGCCGCGGCCCCGGCTCCCGGGGCAGCACCTTCGACCCCAAGGAGGTCCAGGCGCTGGCCCTCAGGAACAGGCGCGAGCCCGCCGCGGCCTCCGGAGCCAACGAGCTCTCCGTACGCACCCGCATCACGCTGATCGAGAAGGACCGCTACTACTTCCGCGGTGTGGACGCGGCGGCGCTTGCTCTGCGCCACTCCTACGAAGAGGTCGCGGAGTGGCTGTGGACCGGCGTGCTGCGGCCGGGCATCCACTTCACCGCGCCCCCGGAGCCGTCCGGCTCTGCCCGTCTGGCCGTGCGCGCGCTGCCGGAGCACTGCGGACCCACGGACCGCCTGCGTGTCGCGGCCATCGCCGCGGGAGCCTCCGACCCGCTCCGCTTCGACCTCTCCGAAGAGGCCGTCATCGGCACGGCCCGCACCCTCATCCCGACCCTCGTGGCCGCGCTCCCGCCCCTCAGGACCGGCCACCGGGACGGCGGACCGCTCGCTGGACGCCTCTGGAGCCGCCTCAGCGGGCACAAGCCCGACGACGCCTCCCTGAACGCCCTGGACACCGCGCTCGCGCTGCTCGTGGACCACGACCTGGCGGCGTCGACGCTCGCGGTCCGCGTCGCGGCATCCGCACGCGCCCACCCGTACGCAGCCGTGTCGGCGGGACTCGGCGTCCTGGAGGGCCCCCTGCACGGCGCTGCCAGCGGCCTCGCCCACCGCATGCTCCTCGAGGTCCTCGACCGCGGCACGGCGGCGCCCGTCGTCGCGAACGAACTGCGCGCGGGCCGCCGCGTCCCCGGCCTCGGCCACCGCGTCTACCAGGGCGAGGACCCGCGCGCGCAGGCACTGTTCGGCCTCCTGGAGACGATGCCGAAGGCCGGCCCGGCGCTGGCGGCGGCCCGGGACGTGGTGGCCACCACAGCCCGCCACACCGACCTGCACGCCAACGTGGACCTCGCGCTCGCCGTCCTCACGGCGTCGTCAGGCATGGCCGCGGAAGCGGGCGAGACTGTCTTCGCCGTGGCGCGCACGGCCGGGTGGATCGCGCATGCCCTGGAGGAGTACGGGGAGCGGCCGATGCGGATGCGCCCCGTGGGGCAGTACGTCGGGACGCGACCGCCCCAGCCGCTGCCGGAGGCGCAAGGCCTTCCCGGAGCGTCCGAGGGACCCGGCGCGACCGGCTCGTCCAACTCATCCGGCTCATCCGGCTCATCCAACAGGTGA
- a CDS encoding sucrase ferredoxin — protein MSTCATASRDLDEPLAGTAATARTWLLLEQPGPWGAKALTSSHLDPDVGRALEQAAESTGVRVALIRRPGRHADCHTPARHRVYAAHTTPGNAWLRSHVVDEPRQLLDLDFAALGAGDHGGFGTPHTGEPLALVCTNGKRDRCCALLGRPLAGELTASGEEGVWEITHLGGHRFSPTLLVLPHGYAYGRTGAHAVKEILQAVREGCVVTEGCRGNSAWERPGQAAELAVRTAAREDVLGALSVVGTTGGAPRWEVTVAHTDGRRWRVTVAQGASLPPRPESCGAALGSPARMDVMAVREIV, from the coding sequence GTGAGTACATGCGCGACCGCCTCGCGGGATCTGGACGAACCTCTGGCGGGCACCGCGGCCACCGCCAGGACCTGGCTGCTCCTGGAACAGCCCGGCCCTTGGGGCGCCAAGGCGCTCACGTCGAGCCATCTCGATCCGGACGTGGGCCGCGCCCTGGAACAGGCGGCCGAGTCGACCGGCGTGCGGGTCGCCCTCATCCGGCGCCCGGGACGTCACGCCGACTGCCACACACCCGCGCGGCACCGCGTCTACGCGGCCCACACCACCCCGGGCAACGCCTGGCTGCGCTCCCATGTCGTGGACGAACCACGGCAGTTGCTGGACCTGGACTTCGCGGCGCTCGGCGCGGGTGACCACGGGGGCTTCGGCACACCGCACACGGGCGAGCCGCTGGCGCTCGTGTGCACGAACGGCAAGCGCGACCGCTGCTGCGCCCTGCTCGGCAGACCGCTGGCCGGTGAACTGACTGCCTCCGGAGAGGAAGGCGTCTGGGAGATCACTCATCTGGGTGGTCATCGCTTCTCCCCCACGCTCCTCGTCCTGCCGCACGGCTACGCGTACGGCCGCACCGGGGCGCACGCCGTCAAGGAGATCCTGCAGGCGGTGCGTGAGGGCTGCGTCGTCACCGAGGGGTGCCGGGGCAACTCCGCCTGGGAACGCCCCGGCCAGGCTGCGGAGCTGGCGGTGCGCACGGCCGCGCGCGAGGACGTGCTGGGGGCGCTCAGCGTCGTGGGCACGACGGGCGGAGCTCCGCGCTGGGAGGTGACGGTCGCCCACACCGACGGACGGCGCTGGCGAGTCACCGTCGCGCAGGGTGCCTCGTTGCCGCCGCGTCCGGAGAGCTGCGGGGCGGCGCTGGGGTCGCCCGCGCGGATGGACGTGATGGCGGTGCGGGAGATCGTGTAG
- a CDS encoding sensor histidine kinase: protein MSPTPPARRLRLGLPRRVFSQVLLMQLAIATGVAVLATGLFLAPLSDQLDDQAMRRALAIAQTTAAQPGIADDLVSSRPAADGPVQSAAERIRKASGAEYVVIMNKEGVRWSHTDRDEVGRVVSTDPSDALAGRDVMEIDNGTLGRSARGKVPLRNANGTIVGAVSVGIEYDSVRARLIHTIPSLFAYAGGALAVGALAAYLISRRVHRQTRDLAFSDISALLAEREAMLHGIREGVVALDHGGRIRLLNDEAQRLLGLGAEAIGESLEAALGEGRTADVLSGRVTGTDLLTVRGQRVLVANRMPTDDGGAVATLRDRTELEQLGRELDSTRGLIDALRAQDHEHANRMHTLLGLLELEMYQEAAEFVGEVAGAHRVTAEQITEKIHDPLLSALLVGKATVAAERGVTLAVSEDTALPDRLVDPGGLVTIVGNLVDNALDAAAPLRPGAAGVGHARVEVALRTEGPEGRTVVLRVRDSGPGVPAEQRESVFTEGWSTKEPPAHGKRGIGLALVRRLAERQGGRAAVGAAPGGGAEFTVVLPEGLAEPRPVATEEAR, encoded by the coding sequence ATGAGCCCGACTCCCCCTGCCCGACGTCTGCGCCTCGGCCTGCCGCGGCGCGTCTTCTCGCAGGTGCTGCTGATGCAGCTGGCGATCGCCACCGGGGTGGCCGTGCTCGCCACCGGGCTCTTCCTCGCGCCGCTCAGCGACCAGCTGGACGACCAGGCGATGCGCCGGGCCCTCGCCATCGCGCAGACGACGGCGGCACAGCCCGGGATCGCCGATGACCTGGTCTCCTCGCGCCCCGCGGCCGACGGGCCTGTGCAGTCGGCGGCGGAGCGGATCCGCAAGGCCAGCGGCGCCGAGTACGTCGTGATCATGAACAAGGAGGGTGTGCGCTGGTCGCACACCGACCGCGACGAGGTGGGCAGGGTCGTCTCGACGGACCCCAGCGACGCACTCGCGGGCCGCGACGTCATGGAGATCGACAACGGCACGCTCGGCCGCTCCGCGCGCGGGAAGGTGCCCTTGCGGAACGCGAACGGCACGATCGTGGGCGCTGTCTCCGTAGGCATCGAGTACGACAGTGTGCGCGCCCGGCTGATCCACACGATCCCGAGCCTGTTCGCGTACGCGGGCGGGGCTCTGGCCGTCGGGGCGCTCGCCGCCTATCTGATCTCGCGCAGGGTGCACCGTCAGACCCGTGACCTCGCGTTCTCCGACATCTCGGCGTTGCTCGCGGAGCGCGAGGCGATGCTGCACGGCATCCGTGAGGGGGTCGTCGCCCTGGACCACGGCGGCAGGATCCGGCTGCTCAACGACGAGGCCCAGCGGCTCCTGGGGCTCGGTGCGGAGGCGATCGGGGAGTCCCTGGAGGCGGCGCTCGGCGAGGGCCGCACCGCCGATGTCCTGTCGGGCCGCGTCACCGGCACCGACCTGCTGACGGTACGCGGCCAGCGGGTCCTGGTCGCCAACCGCATGCCCACGGACGACGGCGGCGCCGTCGCGACCCTGCGCGACCGCACCGAACTGGAACAGCTCGGCCGGGAACTCGACTCCACCCGCGGTCTCATCGACGCCCTGCGCGCCCAGGACCACGAGCACGCCAACCGCATGCACACGCTGCTCGGCCTGCTCGAACTGGAGATGTACCAGGAGGCCGCGGAGTTCGTGGGCGAGGTGGCGGGCGCTCACCGGGTGACCGCCGAGCAGATCACCGAGAAGATCCACGACCCGCTCCTGTCGGCCCTGCTGGTCGGCAAGGCAACCGTCGCCGCGGAGCGCGGCGTGACACTCGCCGTCTCGGAGGACACCGCCCTGCCCGACCGGCTCGTCGACCCCGGTGGGCTCGTCACGATCGTCGGCAACCTCGTCGACAACGCGCTGGACGCGGCGGCGCCCCTGCGGCCCGGGGCCGCGGGCGTCGGGCACGCGCGCGTGGAGGTCGCTCTGCGCACCGAGGGACCGGAGGGACGCACGGTAGTGCTTCGGGTACGGGACTCCGGTCCCGGTGTGCCGGCGGAGCAGCGTGAGTCGGTGTTCACGGAGGGCTGGAGCACCAAGGAGCCGCCTGCGCACGGCAAGCGCGGTATCGGGCTCGCCCTGGTGCGCAGGCTCGCCGAGCGGCAGGGCGGCAGGGCGGCGGTCGGTGCGGCGCCCGGGGGCGGCGCCGAGTTCACGGTCGTACTGCCGGAGGGGCTCGCGGAGCCACGGCCGGTGGCAACGGAGGAGGCACGATGA
- a CDS encoding response regulator, whose amino-acid sequence MIEVLVVDDDVRVADVNAAYVEKVPGFRVAGRAHSATDALRLVEELPVDLVLLDHYLPDETGLAVVRSLRARGHQTDVIMVTAARDVATVQAAMRHGALQYLVKPFSYAGLRAKLDAYATLRRTLDGGGEAEQAEVDRIFSALSATPAPDLPKGHSPTTAELVRRALMAAEGPVSAQELAESTGLSRQTAQRYLKLLERTGRVRLSLKYGDTGRPEHRYAWSSS is encoded by the coding sequence ATGATCGAGGTCCTGGTCGTGGACGACGACGTGCGCGTGGCGGACGTCAACGCGGCCTACGTGGAGAAGGTTCCGGGTTTCCGGGTGGCGGGGCGCGCGCACAGCGCCACCGACGCGCTCCGCCTCGTCGAGGAACTGCCGGTCGACCTGGTGCTCCTCGACCACTACCTGCCGGACGAGACAGGCTTGGCCGTGGTCCGCTCGCTGCGTGCGCGCGGCCACCAGACCGACGTGATCATGGTGACGGCGGCCCGCGACGTCGCCACGGTGCAGGCCGCGATGCGCCACGGCGCGTTGCAGTACCTGGTCAAACCCTTCTCGTACGCGGGACTTCGCGCCAAGCTCGACGCGTACGCCACGCTGCGTCGCACTCTCGACGGCGGCGGCGAGGCGGAGCAGGCCGAGGTCGACCGCATTTTCAGTGCACTCTCGGCCACACCGGCGCCGGACCTGCCCAAAGGGCACTCGCCCACGACCGCGGAGCTGGTCCGCAGGGCGCTGATGGCGGCTGAGGGGCCGGTCTCCGCCCAGGAGCTGGCGGAGAGCACCGGCCTGAGCCGGCAGACCGCACAGCGCTATCTGAAGCTCCTGGAGCGCACGGGCCGGGTGCGGCTGAGCCTGAAGTACGGCGACACGGGCCGCCCGGAACACCGCTACGCATGGTCGTCCTCCTGA
- a CDS encoding solute symporter family protein → MTGDHQTLALVLFGAFVAVTLGITTYVSRNRHGSAEEFYAGGRLFSPMENGFAIAGDYMSAASFLGISGLIALYGYDGLLYSVGFLVAWLVVLFLVAELVRNCGRFTLADVVAARMRERPVRIAAGTSSVTVSVLYLVAQMVGAGSLVALLLGGTSDAAQTWTVIGVGALMVIYVSMGGMRATTWIQIVKAVLLMAGAIALTVLVLMRFHGDFDQLLRTAADRSGHGGQFLAPGLKYGGDWTSRFDFISLGLALVLGTAGLPHILSRFYTVPTARAARRSVVWSIGLIGSFYLMTIVLGFGAAAVVGTDAVRGSNAAGNTAVPLLALDLGGGADSTGGTVLFAVVAAVAFATILAVVAGITLASSASVAHDLYASLRRKNAKPHSEVAVARVASVGIGAVAIGLGLVARDLNVAFLVGLAFAVAASANLPVLLYSLFWRQFTTRGAVWSVYGGLLPALVLVVLSPVVSGSANSLFPGVDFQYFPLENPGLVSIPLGFLAGWFGTVTSSDPADEAKHAETEVRSLTGAGAA, encoded by the coding sequence GTGACGGGGGATCACCAGACGCTGGCGCTGGTCCTGTTCGGGGCGTTCGTCGCGGTCACGCTGGGGATCACGACGTATGTGAGCCGCAACCGGCACGGCTCCGCGGAGGAGTTCTACGCGGGCGGACGGTTGTTCTCGCCCATGGAGAATGGTTTTGCCATCGCGGGCGACTACATGTCGGCGGCCTCGTTCCTCGGTATCTCCGGGCTCATCGCGCTCTACGGCTACGACGGGCTGCTGTACTCGGTGGGCTTTCTGGTGGCCTGGCTCGTCGTGCTGTTCCTGGTGGCCGAACTGGTGCGCAACTGCGGGCGGTTCACGCTCGCCGACGTGGTGGCGGCGCGGATGCGGGAGCGTCCGGTGCGGATCGCCGCGGGAACTTCCTCGGTGACCGTGTCCGTTCTCTATCTGGTGGCGCAGATGGTGGGGGCGGGCTCACTGGTTGCGCTGCTGCTGGGCGGGACGAGCGATGCGGCGCAGACCTGGACGGTGATCGGCGTCGGCGCGCTCATGGTCATCTATGTGTCGATGGGAGGGATGCGGGCCACCACGTGGATCCAGATCGTCAAGGCGGTCCTGCTGATGGCCGGGGCGATCGCGCTGACCGTGCTCGTCCTGATGCGCTTCCACGGCGATTTCGACCAGTTGCTGCGGACGGCCGCCGACCGCAGTGGGCACGGCGGACAGTTCCTGGCGCCCGGGCTGAAGTACGGCGGGGACTGGACCTCACGGTTCGACTTCATCAGCCTCGGTCTCGCGCTGGTGCTCGGCACCGCCGGACTGCCGCACATCCTGTCGCGCTTCTACACCGTGCCGACCGCGAGGGCCGCCCGGCGGTCGGTCGTCTGGTCCATCGGTCTCATCGGCAGCTTCTACCTGATGACGATCGTGCTCGGTTTCGGTGCGGCGGCGGTCGTCGGGACCGACGCGGTGCGCGGCTCGAACGCGGCGGGGAACACCGCGGTGCCGCTGCTCGCGCTCGATCTGGGCGGCGGTGCGGATTCCACGGGCGGGACGGTTCTTTTCGCGGTCGTGGCCGCCGTCGCGTTCGCCACGATCCTCGCCGTGGTCGCCGGGATCACGCTCGCCTCCTCGGCTTCCGTGGCTCATGACCTCTATGCCTCGCTGCGGCGCAAGAACGCCAAGCCGCACAGCGAGGTCGCGGTGGCGCGGGTCGCGTCGGTGGGGATCGGCGCGGTCGCGATCGGCCTCGGTCTGGTCGCCCGCGACCTCAACGTCGCGTTCCTGGTCGGACTCGCCTTCGCGGTCGCTGCGTCCGCGAACCTGCCGGTGCTGCTCTACTCACTGTTCTGGCGGCAGTTCACCACGCGGGGCGCCGTCTGGTCCGTCTACGGCGGGCTGCTGCCCGCGCTGGTGCTCGTGGTGTTGTCGCCCGTGGTGTCCGGGAGCGCGAACTCCCTCTTCCCCGGGGTGGACTTCCAGTACTTCCCGTTGGAGAACCCCGGACTCGTGTCGATCCCGTTGGGCTTCCTCGCGGGCTGGTTCGGCACGGTCACCTCGTCGGATCCGGCGGACGAGGCCAAGCACGCGGAGACGGAAGTGCGCTCACTGACCGGAGCGGGCGCCGCGTAG
- a CDS encoding DUF485 domain-containing protein: MEKHDGRDAGRSRPGDLKDPWYDELASGWGELDGTGAPTVPAAPAPTAAPERSAADIYLEVQASAAFQEVRRRYRRFVVPAVIAFFTWYVAYVVTATTAPDLMARPVHGAVNVAMVAGLAQFATTFLLTWAYARHARLRRDKAALDLRWAVFEQKREQELRQGAER, translated from the coding sequence GTGGAGAAGCACGACGGCCGCGACGCCGGTCGGTCCCGGCCCGGTGATCTGAAGGATCCGTGGTACGACGAGCTGGCCTCCGGATGGGGCGAGCTGGACGGCACCGGCGCACCCACGGTGCCCGCCGCACCGGCCCCGACCGCCGCGCCGGAGCGCAGTGCCGCCGACATCTACCTGGAAGTGCAGGCGAGCGCGGCCTTCCAGGAGGTGCGCCGTCGGTACCGACGGTTCGTGGTCCCTGCCGTGATCGCCTTCTTCACCTGGTACGTGGCGTACGTCGTGACCGCGACGACGGCACCGGATCTGATGGCTCGCCCCGTGCACGGGGCGGTGAACGTCGCGATGGTCGCGGGCCTCGCGCAGTTCGCCACAACGTTCCTGCTGACGTGGGCGTACGCGCGGCACGCCCGCCTGCGACGGGACAAAGCGGCGCTCGATCTGCGGTGGGCCGTGTTCGAGCAGAAGCGGGAGCAGGAGCTGCGCCAGGGGGCCGAGCGGTGA
- a CDS encoding response regulator produces MLLGLLPGIEVIGSGGDGEEAVRLVAELSPDVVLMDLRMPRCDGAEATRRIRSQYPGTQVVVLTTYADDESLFPALKAGARGYLTKDAGGEEIVRAVEDVLSGDAGLSPKIQRRLLERLAEPTEATRPAEPPDGLTTRETEVVALIAEGMTNQEIARALHVSTATVKTHINNLFAKAGLKDRAQAVRYAYRHGLAQPPGRTRR; encoded by the coding sequence ATGCTGCTGGGGCTGCTGCCGGGCATCGAGGTCATTGGTTCCGGGGGTGACGGGGAGGAGGCCGTGCGGCTCGTCGCGGAACTCTCGCCGGACGTGGTCCTGATGGACCTGCGGATGCCGCGCTGCGACGGCGCGGAGGCCACGCGGCGGATCCGGTCGCAGTATCCCGGCACGCAGGTCGTGGTGCTCACGACGTACGCCGACGACGAGTCGCTGTTCCCGGCGCTCAAGGCCGGGGCACGGGGCTACCTCACCAAGGACGCGGGCGGTGAGGAGATCGTGCGGGCCGTCGAGGACGTGCTCTCGGGGGACGCGGGGCTCTCGCCGAAGATCCAGCGACGCCTCCTCGAGCGGCTCGCGGAGCCGACGGAAGCCACCCGCCCCGCGGAGCCGCCCGACGGGCTGACCACGCGCGAGACAGAGGTGGTAGCGCTGATCGCGGAAGGAATGACGAACCAGGAGATCGCGCGGGCGCTGCACGTCTCCACCGCCACGGTGAAGACCCACATCAACAACCTCTTCGCCAAGGCGGGTCTCAAGGACCGCGCGCAGGCGGTGCGTTACGCCTACCGGCACGGCCTCGCTCAGCCTCCGGGCAGGACACGGCGGTGA
- a CDS encoding sensor histidine kinase has protein sequence MTRPRRLLSWFVRAVFISLLLWSTLFRGGVPGWGIALGLVAIVVCGASLVVFFRATLERRLWLSLGSIGVVVAVGFAAHATGFDLPAAVLWCAAAVMSMERLPLGAAVIATGTALGSFALVNEDPWPTTAAVTTGLALAGYVLRLDAEARGNAQRLLAQERAARVAEAESAALAERGRIAREIHDVLAHSLSAQLVHLEAARLLIEGEGSREQILGRVVAARSMASEGLAETRQALSALRGEMTPVEDFLRELVASDGASVTVAGERRVLTAEASQAVRRVAQEALTNVRKHARGAEVTVLLEYGEGEVTLDVRDSGGSSGELAASGAGYGLLGMRERAELLGGSLEAGPEQEGFAVRLKVPG, from the coding sequence ATGACCCGCCCCCGGCGGCTGCTCAGCTGGTTCGTGCGTGCGGTGTTCATCAGCCTGCTGCTGTGGAGCACGCTGTTCCGGGGCGGGGTCCCGGGCTGGGGGATCGCGCTGGGGCTGGTCGCCATCGTCGTCTGCGGGGCATCGCTCGTGGTGTTCTTCCGCGCCACGCTGGAGCGGCGGCTGTGGCTGTCGCTGGGGTCGATCGGTGTCGTTGTGGCGGTGGGCTTCGCGGCCCATGCGACGGGCTTCGACCTTCCGGCGGCCGTGCTGTGGTGCGCTGCCGCCGTCATGTCGATGGAGCGGTTGCCCCTGGGGGCGGCTGTGATCGCCACAGGGACGGCACTCGGGTCGTTCGCCCTGGTGAACGAGGACCCTTGGCCGACGACGGCGGCCGTCACCACGGGGCTCGCCCTCGCCGGGTACGTGCTGCGGCTGGACGCGGAAGCCCGGGGCAACGCCCAGCGGTTGCTCGCCCAGGAGCGGGCGGCACGTGTGGCCGAGGCCGAGTCGGCAGCGTTGGCCGAGCGGGGGCGGATCGCCCGGGAGATCCACGACGTGCTGGCGCACAGCCTCTCCGCCCAGCTCGTCCACCTGGAGGCAGCCCGACTGCTGATCGAGGGCGAGGGCAGCCGGGAGCAGATCCTCGGACGTGTGGTGGCAGCCAGGTCCATGGCGTCGGAAGGACTGGCCGAGACTCGCCAGGCACTGTCGGCGCTGCGTGGTGAGATGACGCCGGTGGAGGACTTCCTGCGGGAACTGGTGGCGTCGGACGGGGCGTCGGTGACGGTCGCGGGGGAGCGGCGGGTACTGACGGCGGAAGCGTCACAGGCGGTGCGCCGAGTGGCACAGGAGGCGTTGACGAACGTGCGCAAGCACGCGCGGGGGGCCGAGGTGACGGTCCTCCTCGAGTACGGGGAGGGGGAGGTGACGCTGGACGTGCGGGACTCGGGCGGTTCGTCGGGGGAACTCGCCGCTTCGGGAGCCGGGTACGGTCTGCTGGGGATGCGGGAGCGCGCCGAGCTGTTGGGCGGCTCGCTGGAGGCGGGGCCGGAACAGGAAGGCTTCGCGGTGCGGTTGAAGGTGCCGGGATGA
- a CDS encoding DUF1453 domain-containing protein, whose translation MPSEAVMPGFANALLILAAVVLIVRRQTQPQRMSGSKRWWLLPVLLGYVGLRGSGVVDTQHETASLVLLGGEIVVGLLMGAAWAWTSRVWTEQDGSVWTRGTRSTAVVWVVGITARLGLMGAGLLIGIHQGSGALLVALAASLLVRAGVLELRARALHPATALAGGVR comes from the coding sequence ATGCCATCGGAGGCCGTGATGCCCGGGTTCGCCAACGCGCTGCTGATCCTCGCCGCAGTCGTTCTCATCGTCAGACGCCAGACGCAGCCACAGCGCATGTCGGGCTCCAAACGCTGGTGGCTGCTGCCAGTCCTGCTCGGCTACGTCGGCCTCAGGGGATCCGGTGTCGTCGACACCCAGCATGAGACGGCCTCCCTCGTGCTCCTCGGCGGTGAGATCGTCGTGGGGCTGCTGATGGGTGCCGCCTGGGCCTGGACCAGCCGCGTCTGGACGGAGCAGGACGGGTCCGTGTGGACACGCGGCACCAGATCCACAGCGGTCGTCTGGGTCGTCGGCATAACCGCCCGGCTCGGACTCATGGGGGCAGGTCTCCTCATCGGCATCCACCAGGGTTCCGGCGCGCTCCTGGTTGCGCTGGCCGCGTCACTGCTGGTGCGCGCCGGCGTCCTGGAACTGCGGGCCAGGGCCCTGCACCCGGCGACGGCCCTGGCAGGCGGCGTACGGTGA